The following nucleotide sequence is from Campylobacter sp. MIT 12-8780.
CTGTGAGGATTTACACCTGTTTTACCGCTAAGGTGCATAAGCTCGCCTTTTGTGTCTATCTTATAAGCTTGTCCAAAGCCTTTTACAAAGCTTCCTTCTTGATAAGTGAGTTTCACAAGATGAAAATCAAGCATTTCGCGGATAATTTTTATCCCACCGCCACTGCCATTTCTTTTTTCAAATTCATCAAAGATGATGTCAAAGTCCGCGCCTCTTTCGATAAATTCAGTTTTTACTCTATAGCGAAGTCTTTTTCTTAAGATTACAGAAGCTGCCTTGCACTCATCTTCTAAAAAAAGCACTTCAACATTGCTAGGATTGTTTTTGATATTTGAAGTATGTTCAGCAACTTCGCTGATATAGATATAATCGCCCTTTTGACTTTGAATAAGCGGCGCATAAGAACACTCAACCTCACCCTTAGCATTGATAGTTGCAAGGCAAATCGAGCCAAAACCAGCCTTAAACTCATCAAGTTCTTTTTTCACTGCTGTATAATCAACGCTTGATTTTACACTCTTGCAAAGCTCAATAATCGCATTTTTAAGAGCCTCTTCATCTTTTGCTTTAACAGGAAAATCTATGCGAAGTTTTTCACCACCATTATATACTATATCAAGCCCTTCTAAATCCACACTTTTAAGGCTGATATCTTCTACCTTTTCAACAGCACCAAATTTTTTACACAAATCAATAAGATTTTCTTTGTGATGATCATTCATGTGCGAAATAATGCTTTCAACGCTCATTGTTTTCTCCTTTTTAGAAATTAAATTTATCAAAAAAATGATAGCTAGTATTGCTTTAATATATGCTTAAAAATCTTTGCTTAAAAAATATATTGCGATTAAATATCATACTAAGAAAATTTTAAAGAAAATAAGGTTAGAATATGGCTTTAAATTTCGATAGAAAACGAAGTATTTGAAAGATATTTTTGATAAATACTTTGTTTTAAATTGATAAAACAAATCACAACTAAGAATGG
It contains:
- a CDS encoding HugZ family heme oxygenase produces the protein MSVESIISHMNDHHKENLIDLCKKFGAVEKVEDISLKSVDLEGLDIVYNGGEKLRIDFPVKAKDEEALKNAIIELCKSVKSSVDYTAVKKELDEFKAGFGSICLATINAKGEVECSYAPLIQSQKGDYIYISEVAEHTSNIKNNPSNVEVLFLEDECKAASVILRKRLRYRVKTEFIERGADFDIIFDEFEKRNGSGGGIKIIREMLDFHLVKLTYQEGSFVKGFGQAYKIDTKGELMHLSGKTGVNPHRKAPHGSNPHTHNPHK